A single Buteo buteo chromosome 17, bButBut1.hap1.1, whole genome shotgun sequence DNA region contains:
- the FAM167A gene encoding protein FAM167A encodes MSLPKIQIEEAPDSADTGSGSVAPPDDHLRSLKALTEKLRLETRRPSYLEWKAKLEEQAWKSPQPSGEEEATEAKKSLGDTVPLRKVQMHLNGSPAQDKVTLTSGRIGGFESIDEALTWLRKELAEMRLQDQQLARQLMRLRSDINKLKIEQTCHLHQRMLNDATYELEERDELSDLFCDFPLVSSFSLSTPLKLIGVTKMNINSRRFSLC; translated from the exons ATGTCTCTACCCAAAATCCAAATAGAGGAGGCTCCGGACAGCGCAGATACTGGCTCTGGAAGTGTTGCTCCTCCTGATGACCACCTAAGGAGCCTTAAGGCATTGACGGAGAAGCTGAGACTGGAGACCAGGCGCCCGTCCTACTTGGAGTGGAAGGCgaagctggaggagcaggcaTGGAAGAGCCCCCAGCCGTCGGGAGAGGAGGAGGCGACCGAGGCCAAAAAGTCCCTGGGGGACACTGTCCCCTTGAGGAAGGTGCAGATGCATCTCAATGGGAGCCCTGCCCAGGACAAGGTGACTCTTACCTCAGGAAGAATAGGTGGCTTTGAGAGCATCGATGAAGCTTTGACGTGGCTCAGGAAAGAACTG GCAGAAATGCGCCTGCAGGACCAGCAGCTGGCGAGGCAGCTCATGCGCCTCCGCAGCGACATCAACAAGCTGAAGATCGAGCAGACCTGCCACCTGCACCAGCGCATGCTCAACGACGCCACGTAcgagctggaggagagggatgAGCTCTCCGACCTCTTCTGTGACTTCCCCCTCGTGAGCTCCTTCAGCCTCTCCACGCCGCTCAAGCTCATCGGGGTCACCAAGATGAACATCAACTCCCGCCGGTTCTCGCTGTGTTga